The following proteins are encoded in a genomic region of Leptospira ryugenii:
- a CDS encoding response regulator: MSAKKALIVDDSTVTRLMIKKIIGELPLDCEFTESDSADKAKDILNGISQLDFATIDQNMPGTLTGLELASIVKQKFPDAKVALITANIQDAIRNQAAAINIDFIEKPISPEKLTPFIKKV; encoded by the coding sequence ATGTCAGCTAAAAAGGCATTGATTGTGGACGATAGTACGGTGACTAGATTGATGATCAAAAAGATCATTGGAGAATTGCCTCTGGACTGTGAATTCACAGAATCTGACTCCGCAGACAAAGCCAAGGACATTTTGAACGGTATCTCTCAGCTCGATTTTGCAACGATAGACCAAAATATGCCAGGAACCTTGACTGGATTGGAACTTGCTAGTATCGTAAAACAAAAGTTTCCTGATGCAAAAGTGGCTCTGATCACTGCAAATATACAAGATGCCATTCGTAACCAGGCAGCGGCCATAAATATTGATTTCATCGAAAAACCTATCTCTCCAGAAAAGCTTACGCCATTCATCAAAAAAGTATAA
- a CDS encoding MORN repeat-containing protein, whose amino-acid sequence MLNLRKDMATGIFLLLLGLLLSHCSTVPVTCTSGDCDNGEGIQIIADGSRYEGEFLGARRQGKGKLYYENQDIYDGEFFEGKREGQGTYSHHGSDRYEGKFEEGLRHGNGKYHYKNQEVYEGTYRSGLREGMGTYTYPNGDRFEGSYKNGKREGPGIYIFADKNVLEGVWKENHLQGKAIIRNPKGRIIHEGYWKDNKYLGREEPKEDSN is encoded by the coding sequence GTGTTGAATTTACGCAAAGATATGGCAACAGGAATTTTCTTGCTACTCTTGGGATTGCTTTTGTCTCATTGTAGTACCGTACCTGTGACATGTACCTCAGGTGATTGTGATAACGGAGAAGGTATCCAGATCATTGCCGATGGCAGTCGCTATGAAGGCGAGTTTTTAGGAGCAAGGCGCCAGGGCAAAGGAAAGCTTTATTACGAAAATCAGGACATCTACGATGGTGAATTCTTTGAAGGCAAACGAGAAGGCCAAGGCACATATAGCCACCACGGTTCTGATCGGTATGAGGGAAAGTTTGAAGAGGGCTTACGCCACGGAAATGGAAAGTACCATTACAAAAACCAGGAAGTGTACGAAGGGACGTATCGTTCTGGCCTAAGAGAGGGAATGGGAACCTATACTTATCCCAATGGAGATCGTTTCGAGGGTAGCTACAAAAACGGAAAACGTGAGGGGCCTGGGATCTACATATTCGCCGACAAAAACGTGTTAGAAGGGGTTTGGAAAGAAAACCATCTCCAAGGAAAAGCAATCATCCGAAACCCAAAAGGAAGGATCATCCACGAAGGGTATTGGAAGGACAACAAATACCTAGGTAGAGAAGAACCCAAAGAAGATTCCAATTAA
- a CDS encoding S8 family serine peptidase: MRSISLLILSITLFSNLYCKKSKNDDFNDLLLLYLFSTRANATACGITSDDPLYTNQWHLNNVGQSGGTTGEDARVLSVWNESVFGSGVNVAVVDDGLEESHEDLKANISTSIPGINLVNDTSSPTHIFSNSYHGSAVAGVIGARASNSLGGRGAAPCVNLVGVDILEQNTIPSSDEFSAMTHNVSAIAISNNSWGAPDNYGTYSASSSLWRSGIDTGVSSGRQGKGTLYFWAAGNGGNPAFPTTNIKFDNSNYDGQANYYGVMAIGGIGQNGKRAAYSESGANVLAVTHTQGNDTTTYTTAITTVDATGNRGSNNSTKTSDLSDRNYTKFFNGTSSAAPLAAGIAALLISKYPDLSWRDVRELIAYSARKNDASDSDWRQNAAGLNINHQYGFGAIDGEALLNRAKNWNRIVTNQSVVTGNADTTSRAIPDNNATGVSFTYTFSSSLTYTEFVAVEFGTGHTYYPELDIEITSPNGTVSKLAESHRCYRVLYSTTCSSGSTTIASSTGSSIYRFGLVRTLGENPNGNWSVKVADTSAADTGSVNYIRLTVYGR; the protein is encoded by the coding sequence ATGCGTTCGATTAGTCTTCTTATCCTTTCCATTACTTTGTTTTCGAATCTCTATTGCAAGAAGTCGAAGAACGATGATTTCAATGATCTATTGCTTTTGTATCTTTTTAGTACGAGGGCGAATGCGACCGCTTGTGGAATTACAAGTGACGACCCTCTTTATACTAATCAATGGCATTTGAACAATGTTGGTCAATCAGGTGGAACTACAGGTGAAGACGCTCGCGTTTTGTCAGTGTGGAATGAGTCGGTTTTTGGATCAGGCGTTAATGTAGCGGTGGTCGACGATGGTCTGGAAGAGTCCCATGAGGATTTGAAAGCTAATATATCTACTTCAATTCCAGGTATTAATCTAGTTAACGATACTTCAAGTCCTACGCATATATTTTCAAATTCATATCATGGCTCAGCGGTTGCTGGTGTCATTGGTGCGAGAGCTTCAAATTCATTGGGTGGACGTGGAGCAGCACCGTGCGTGAATTTAGTTGGTGTCGATATCCTTGAACAAAATACAATCCCGAGCTCTGATGAATTCTCGGCAATGACTCATAATGTAAGCGCGATTGCCATATCGAACAATAGTTGGGGGGCACCTGACAATTATGGAACATATAGTGCATCATCCTCACTATGGAGATCGGGTATCGATACTGGAGTGTCTTCAGGACGGCAAGGGAAGGGTACGCTTTATTTTTGGGCTGCCGGGAATGGGGGGAACCCTGCATTTCCTACCACGAACATAAAATTTGATAATTCAAATTATGATGGCCAGGCGAATTATTATGGCGTTATGGCAATTGGTGGTATTGGGCAAAATGGAAAAAGAGCTGCGTATTCTGAAAGTGGAGCTAACGTCTTAGCAGTGACCCATACTCAAGGTAATGATACAACTACCTATACGACTGCAATAACGACTGTAGATGCAACTGGAAATAGAGGTTCCAACAATAGTACAAAAACAAGTGATCTGAGCGATAGGAACTACACAAAATTTTTTAATGGTACATCATCTGCAGCGCCTTTAGCAGCAGGAATAGCTGCACTACTTATTAGTAAGTATCCTGATCTCAGTTGGCGAGATGTAAGAGAATTAATTGCGTATTCTGCCAGAAAGAATGATGCTTCCGATTCCGACTGGAGACAGAATGCAGCCGGTTTGAATATTAATCATCAATATGGCTTCGGTGCAATCGATGGGGAAGCGTTGTTAAATAGAGCAAAAAACTGGAATAGAATAGTCACAAATCAATCAGTAGTAACTGGCAATGCCGATACGACATCACGAGCAATACCTGATAATAATGCGACAGGAGTTAGTTTTACTTATACGTTCTCAAGTTCTTTAACTTACACTGAATTCGTGGCAGTTGAATTTGGAACGGGACATACTTATTATCCTGAATTGGATATTGAAATAACATCTCCGAATGGTACTGTAAGTAAATTAGCGGAATCGCATAGATGTTATAGAGTATTGTACTCAACAACGTGTTCTTCTGGATCGACAACAATAGCAAGTTCTACTGGTAGTAGCATTTATCGATTTGGTCTCGTGCGAACTTTGGGAGAAAATCCTAACGGAAATTGGAGCGTAAAAGTTGCCGATACAAGCGCAGCTGACACTGGTAGCGTAAATTATATCAGACTTACAGTTTATGGAAGGTAA
- a CDS encoding ATP-binding protein: MRSFSINVLETIIRKSGIGILIIDQEETISLVNQWFLKYALLQEIDVCEKNFIQVFPELKGTRLHRSIQLCLEDRQYSILTQTLNPFPFPLFESRKNQIDNKRIHQFIHIIPIPIENSEETLAMVQISDVTQQVVRESMLREQMNVATQLKEAAIQASHAKSLFLASMSHEIRTPLNSILGMTEVLEETRLDSDQKKYLEVLRNSGKALFNLINDILDLSRIEAGKIEIENHPFSLKNVIEETLSLFYLRAKNKGVALQSSIFPGLATSIYGDPIRLQQILINLLGNAVKFTNEGHINLSISHTVDIVEHKEMLLIEVEDTGIGIPESKLQSIFDSFTQVDNSNTRKFGGTGLGLTISKKLAELMSGKLSVESREGVGSKFKVILPYNPYHEQEELKRDHWEDLELPDPEHFPKLKILLAEDSPENVFLVQTLVRKYPIEIEVAENGKVAFDKVIQSKFDLVLMDVQMPIMDGNESITKIRHYESSHSISEAKALPIIALTANVSKEDIKASFEAGCNSYLTKPVRKSDLLKLIYYYGKDPDNLFPFKS, translated from the coding sequence GTGAGATCGTTTTCCATCAATGTATTAGAAACCATTATCCGAAAGTCTGGTATTGGTATCCTCATCATTGATCAAGAAGAAACTATCTCTCTAGTCAATCAGTGGTTTTTGAAGTACGCTCTGTTACAAGAGATCGATGTTTGCGAAAAAAATTTTATCCAAGTATTTCCTGAACTGAAAGGCACAAGGCTTCACAGATCGATACAGTTGTGTTTGGAGGACCGCCAATATTCTATCCTAACCCAAACTTTAAATCCTTTTCCATTTCCACTCTTTGAATCCAGAAAAAACCAAATTGATAACAAACGCATCCACCAATTCATTCATATCATTCCGATCCCCATTGAGAACAGTGAGGAAACTCTTGCCATGGTGCAGATCTCTGATGTGACGCAACAAGTCGTTCGGGAAAGTATGTTACGTGAGCAAATGAATGTTGCTACACAGCTAAAAGAAGCGGCCATCCAAGCATCTCATGCCAAGTCTTTGTTCTTAGCTTCGATGAGTCATGAGATTAGAACTCCTCTCAATTCTATCTTGGGGATGACTGAAGTTTTGGAAGAAACAAGATTGGATTCTGACCAAAAAAAATATTTGGAAGTTCTACGAAATTCAGGTAAAGCTTTATTCAATCTCATTAATGATATCTTGGATCTTTCTAGGATCGAAGCAGGGAAGATTGAAATCGAAAACCATCCCTTTTCTCTTAAAAATGTAATCGAAGAGACATTATCATTATTTTATCTACGGGCAAAGAATAAAGGTGTAGCCTTGCAATCCTCCATCTTCCCAGGTTTAGCGACCTCTATCTATGGTGATCCGATTCGGCTCCAACAAATATTGATCAATTTGTTAGGCAACGCGGTTAAGTTTACCAATGAAGGTCATATCAACTTGAGCATATCGCATACTGTGGACATAGTGGAGCACAAGGAAATGCTTCTGATAGAAGTGGAAGACACCGGTATTGGAATTCCGGAATCCAAATTACAAAGTATTTTTGATAGTTTTACGCAAGTAGACAATTCCAATACACGTAAGTTTGGTGGCACTGGTTTAGGTTTAACAATTTCTAAAAAACTAGCTGAGTTGATGTCTGGAAAACTATCAGTCGAGAGCCGAGAAGGTGTTGGTTCAAAATTTAAAGTCATTCTACCGTACAATCCGTATCATGAACAAGAGGAATTAAAACGAGACCATTGGGAAGATTTGGAACTACCTGATCCAGAACACTTCCCTAAATTGAAAATTTTATTGGCCGAGGATTCGCCTGAGAATGTTTTTTTAGTACAGACCTTGGTTCGTAAGTATCCGATTGAAATTGAAGTAGCAGAGAATGGAAAAGTCGCCTTTGATAAAGTGATCCAGTCAAAATTTGATCTGGTGCTAATGGATGTTCAGATGCCCATCATGGATGGCAACGAGTCTATCACAAAGATCCGACACTACGAAAGTAGCCACTCCATTTCAGAAGCAAAGGCACTGCCCATCATAGCTTTGACGGCAAATGTTTCTAAGGAAGACATTAAAGCGAGTTTTGAAGCAGGTTGCAATTCCTATCTGACAAAACCTGTCCGAAAGTCTGATCTGTTAAAGTTGATCTATTACTATGGGAAGGATCCGGACAATCTCTTCCCATTCAAATCTTGA
- a CDS encoding SDR family NAD(P)-dependent oxidoreductase gives MNWIDESKKTAFSWFVEIKGKTALITGAGMGIGALVCEDFAKLGIKKIIGVDVDTKALKEMKLKIESYGVEFESYPCDLSSVSQIEALFSRIQKKKVSFEILINNAGIAPSGSFVDGEFQKWEKAIQINVTGLIKVTHLALPILSQAENAHIVNLASIAGKYGSEGTAVYSATKHAVVGFSHALRMEYYEKNIGVSWVCPTMAKTRMIEGVKPSIFTPVIPPLSVALAIRKAIQKNQAEVMVPSYLRLSIVVLPTLFPRFFFWLAVKLKVSKGWLDANKGLEKNIPV, from the coding sequence TTGAATTGGATTGACGAAAGTAAAAAAACAGCATTCTCTTGGTTTGTGGAAATAAAAGGAAAAACGGCTCTGATCACCGGTGCTGGCATGGGCATTGGCGCACTTGTTTGTGAGGATTTTGCAAAGTTAGGGATCAAAAAAATCATTGGTGTAGATGTAGACACAAAAGCTCTCAAAGAGATGAAGCTAAAGATTGAGTCTTATGGTGTAGAATTTGAGTCCTATCCTTGCGATCTTTCTTCGGTCTCTCAGATCGAAGCCTTGTTCTCCCGAATACAAAAGAAGAAAGTATCCTTTGAGATATTGATCAACAATGCCGGTATAGCTCCTTCGGGCTCCTTTGTTGACGGTGAATTTCAAAAATGGGAAAAAGCTATCCAAATCAATGTCACAGGTTTAATCAAAGTTACACATTTGGCACTACCAATTTTATCCCAAGCAGAGAATGCGCACATTGTAAATTTGGCAAGCATTGCTGGAAAGTATGGCTCGGAAGGTACAGCTGTTTATTCTGCCACAAAACATGCAGTAGTTGGCTTTTCACATGCTCTCAGAATGGAATACTATGAAAAAAATATTGGTGTTAGTTGGGTCTGTCCCACCATGGCTAAAACGAGAATGATAGAAGGTGTGAAACCTTCTATTTTTACTCCGGTAATCCCTCCCCTCTCTGTTGCCCTGGCCATTCGAAAGGCTATTCAAAAAAATCAAGCTGAGGTGATGGTTCCGTCCTATCTCAGGCTGTCCATAGTGGTTCTTCCGACCCTATTCCCACGTTTCTTTTTTTGGCTAGCTGTCAAACTGAAAGTTTCCAAAGGCTGGTTGGATGCAAACAAGGGACTTGAGAAAAATATTCCAGTTTAG
- the metF gene encoding methylenetetrahydrofolate reductase [NAD(P)H] — protein sequence MHISQVLTKRKTSISFEFFPPKNEEASEELFKNIQDLSSLNPAYVSVTYGAGGSTRDLTHDLVLKLQEKTGLTIVSHLTCVGASKDDIHQVLKRYHSSGIHNIMALRGDPPKGESNFVKPVDGFEYAGELVQFIKQHFPEMGIGVAGFPEGHPSTPNRLKEIENLKWKVDQGADYICTQLFFDNNDFFDFMERCEIAGIKVPIIAGIMPITSRKGMARMAELSLGSRFPAKLLKSLSRAEDDAYAENVGIHWATEQVRGLLDQNVAGIHMYTLNKSKATRKIYESLGIRNFDAI from the coding sequence ATGCACATTTCTCAGGTCCTCACAAAACGAAAAACTTCTATCAGTTTTGAATTTTTCCCTCCCAAAAATGAAGAAGCTTCTGAAGAGCTCTTCAAAAATATCCAGGACCTTTCCTCTTTAAATCCAGCCTACGTGAGTGTTACCTATGGCGCCGGTGGTTCCACTAGAGACTTGACTCATGATCTAGTTTTAAAACTTCAGGAAAAAACGGGACTAACGATTGTTAGCCACTTGACATGTGTAGGTGCGAGCAAAGACGACATCCATCAAGTACTCAAACGATACCATAGTTCAGGGATTCACAATATCATGGCATTGCGTGGTGATCCACCCAAAGGCGAGTCCAATTTTGTAAAGCCGGTGGATGGTTTTGAATACGCTGGGGAGTTAGTGCAATTCATCAAACAACACTTTCCAGAGATGGGCATCGGTGTGGCAGGCTTTCCGGAAGGCCACCCCTCTACTCCCAATCGACTCAAAGAAATCGAAAACCTAAAATGGAAAGTTGACCAAGGAGCTGATTATATTTGCACGCAGCTATTTTTCGACAACAATGACTTCTTTGACTTTATGGAACGCTGCGAGATCGCAGGTATCAAAGTCCCTATCATTGCGGGTATTATGCCGATCACCTCTAGAAAAGGAATGGCACGTATGGCGGAACTTTCCCTTGGTTCCAGATTTCCAGCAAAACTTTTGAAATCACTTTCACGAGCAGAAGATGATGCCTATGCAGAAAATGTAGGCATCCACTGGGCAACGGAACAAGTGAGAGGACTCTTAGACCAGAATGTGGCTGGCATCCATATGTATACACTGAACAAATCTAAGGCGACTCGAAAGATTTACGAATCTTTGGGCATCAGAAACTTCGACGCTATTTAA
- a CDS encoding chemotaxis protein CheC: MDQLTELEADALNELFNISLGGAAKLLSEMISNEILLTVPGLKLITFDDAIKMDNLIDRDVCSIKQNFKGGLGNGSAFILFHKTSSLEIVRMMMKDYVETNEVSHFEKDALSEIGNIILNSILSTLAKMAQKKIETFLPEFNVGKYQEMIHQDYQSDENTLLLAFINYHVKGRDIQGYIFFVLEFKSIKELSQVLISEL; encoded by the coding sequence ATGGACCAACTCACAGAACTGGAAGCCGATGCCCTCAATGAACTCTTCAACATAAGTTTGGGAGGAGCCGCAAAGTTATTGAGTGAGATGATTTCTAACGAAATCTTACTTACGGTTCCAGGTTTGAAACTCATTACCTTTGATGATGCCATCAAAATGGACAATCTGATTGACCGAGATGTTTGTTCTATCAAACAAAACTTCAAAGGTGGTTTGGGAAATGGTTCTGCCTTCATTTTGTTTCACAAAACCTCTAGTCTAGAAATTGTACGCATGATGATGAAAGACTATGTGGAAACCAATGAGGTTTCTCACTTTGAAAAAGATGCTCTTAGTGAAATTGGCAATATTATATTAAATTCTATCCTTTCTACTCTCGCAAAGATGGCTCAAAAAAAAATTGAGACCTTTTTGCCTGAGTTCAACGTTGGGAAATACCAAGAGATGATCCACCAAGACTACCAATCCGATGAAAATACTCTATTGTTAGCATTTATCAATTACCATGTCAAAGGCAGAGATATACAAGGTTATATCTTCTTTGTTCTCGAATTCAAATCCATCAAAGAACTTTCACAAGTTTTAATCAGCGAATTATAA